AATTGAatggttttaaaatttgatcaGTTCCAAATTTTCCGAAACTAAGCCTATTATCGcaaacttaattaaaattactgaTGGAAAATCAGAGATTTATAAGAACGATTTGTAattatgagtaaaaaaaaaaaaaaacaaaattttttataaaacaacaTGAGCATCAACAATGCAAAGGCCAATAAagatctttttatttttgaataataataaatctaaacTTAAATAGTGAAGCTGTCAATAAAAAGTTAGTAGTTTTGTTTGATAGTCTCTACTTATTTCCATCATCTTCGAAGATATTTTTGGTCAACTCAGTGAAACCGATTAATGATCAAGAAGGGATAGTCGTCGAGCAAGCCTTAACAATATAGTTTGCATGAGTATTTACATGGTTAATAGATATCAGAAACGTCAAAAGTTCTGCCGCCGGCTCGTGGTCGGCTGATTTATAAGCGTCTTCTTTTTGGGCGCCACTCTTGGCTTTTACCCAGCAAGCTACGGTGTATATATTGTATGGTCCATATCAAAAGGCATATGTTCTATGGTAAAATCCACAGAACGGCGGGCAAGCTTCTAATTAGAGGCTCGACCCTCTCTGTATTTCATGAAAGTCCGCAAAAATACACAAGAATAGCAGAAGACACGCATTACGCGCAAACTCATGCGAGTgagtaattttattcttttctttatttttttcctttcttTCTTTTATGTCGAGAGTCTGTGCGGCAACTCGTCTTCATGATTGAGTCATCCTTTAAAGAAAGGACCACCTGTTGAGAAGAATTGATCTATCTAGtgataataattcttttttaagcctcaatcactttttaaatttattttatgacaataactttttatttttttatctcaataaCTAAACATTATTCAACAATGTATAATTTAACAATTCATAAATCTGAACATAACgttaaataaacatatttagatctacagtaaataaataattaaatttaattattttctttcataatGATGAAAGTAACATTAAAACAActatagaaattttaagacaTAACGATCACTACTAAAACttattagagaaaaaaaaaacaaatataaaagaaatataactaAAACTAAAGAAGCTTGTCTTTTGtgtaaaataattgtatttttgtaaaatttaacaaaaatttaatgatcgTGAGATCCCATGAAGCAAATTATCACCCGACAGCTAATTATACGAACGGCTTTTGGTACttagagaaaaaaagttttacctCTCCCCCACCCTCAAGTGcaggaaaaaaattctaagaatttagcaactaaaaataaaatcccaCCCGAGAGCGGTGATTatatactcaaaaaaaaaagagaaaaaaaagtagggaATGAAAGGCACTCAAGAGTATGATAAAGAGAGGAAGAAGATAAAGAAGCAAGGAAGGCAATAAGCAAGAAAGAGAAAGACCGGTTAATGAAGTCGTCGGTTGAGAACGTTTACAGGTGGAAAGAAAGGAACTCGATACCTGCGTGTGGTCCATTCATAGTATGCCGACAACTTCGTAACCTTTCGTTATTCTTGTACACACACAAATTCAAACACACACGAATTCATAAACACACGCAAAAACATACACATCTTACAGCAATCTTTAGAATTTCCCACTGATCCTGCAGAGTTCGAAGATGCTATTAAAAGTGTAATTTCGATCTCTTTAAAGTTTAGAAATACTATGTAGGTCTTTAAGATATTTTGTAACGATTATTTATAACTTCCTTCTCAGAGAATTATgagattttttagaatttttactttaatttttcggaaCTTGAGATTTCatcagaaattaatatttgaaagTTCTAAAGTCCTTTCTGATCGTTTCCAAGATTAAAATGTGCGTGTAacaatttttactataaatttgCCACAGTAAAatatattactattaatatattaatatttaaataataatctatttaataatgtttcagataaaaaaattttttatttagatcgTTTGTTACAATTTCCTATTTATTCTTATGGATTTAGAATTTCTTATCGACAgtagactttttttttcaattttatttcgtcaaataaaattttttctggtaAATCTCTATAGGTAGTCCATTATGCCCCGAGTATCACGTATCGAACTAACACTCAATTAATACACCAAAacctataattaaattattttttatttaattttttaaaaagaaactGTCGACTGTCCTATCCTATATATACTTATTACTAACTGTGCATGAAACAGATACAAtcattctaataaaaaaactgtaaaagttctaataaatgaactgttttttaaaattaaataagactTTTTTCAGCTAAATAAATATGGTGCATTTGAATATAGTCTAATGAATAAATTGgaagttaaattataaaaaaaaaaaagtttatttttagtatattgAAATCTCTTTTACCCATTAAGcttatatttatacaaaatgTAAAAATACTCATAATTTGTTTTAGATAACATGAATTTCGTTTCAATCAATCTAattgtttcaaaattatataatcaTATGAAATTTTCACACGCGGGTCATTGTACGCCGAATTGATCACTTTATGATATGAGATAGTAATGttaagaatattttcaatCTATGCGggaagaaacattttttttgaaaaatatggaCATTCTTGTGACAAAAGATTaatttgttggaaattttcaaaaattttatttcttagctaaagaaatcaaaatttttctcacagtaactttcttgttggaaaaaagtttatttgattcggaaaaaagcaattttaaatagacaaattgagaattttcatccaaaatagttttttctcaaatcgagaaatctttttttcaacaagaaagttactgtacttaagtaaaatttgtatttctttggctaaaaaataaaattgtttaaaatttccaacaaattaatttcttctctCTTAATCGATCAAATCGTGGTATGCGGCATTCGAAAAGATTTCTCGAAATCCTtgtaattagaaattttacatTGCGAGAAGTTCCAGGGATGGCCTACAGAGTCAACtctttttcagattttttttgttttgtgaacaaattaaagaaaattcacTGTTTTTAGTCAGGTACTATCAGAGATGCAATGCTCGGTTAACAAATAAACTTCTCATCTAGAATTGAAACAATAACTTCTTTGTTTCtgaataagaaataaattgcaTAAGAAAAGTTTCAAAAACGTTTCAGAATATGTGGAAGTACATTTcagtttaataaaagatttttctactattttgtataaaaaaactaGTCTTTGAACCgaaaataaaaagttgttaaaagaaatggaatttttcttcattgaaaaaaattgttcttgaatgaaaaatttgattgtatcaacaataatatacttttaattgaagaatGTAAATCTCTCAAGTCAAGATGACGAAATTCAAagctagaaattttttaaacaaggCAACCGGttgttcttaaaattaattttctcgaATTAAGAACATTTCTTTTGGATCAAGAAAGTATTTAAATTTGCGTAGCAAATATCTAAAATACatgtaactaaatttttcagataaatGTAAGTTAGGATAGGCCGAGAAGCACCGCTGTCCATCTTACAGCAACAAAGAAAGTTTATTTCTAATGTATATATAACTCAAATTTGTGATAAATACAGCAAATTAATagcaaatataaaatttttaatgttatgcTACTAAATACTCCTACAACATCCCCAGACGTGCTAACAGAGCACTAGGGAGGGGTAGATAAGATAGGCCGAGAAGCACGCTGTCCATCTTACAGCAACATAGAAAGTTTATTTCTAATGTATATATAACTCAAATTTGTGATAAATACAACAAATTAATAtcaagtataaaatttttaatgttatgcTACTAAATACTCCTACAACATCCCCAGACGTGCTAACAGAGCACTGGGGAGGGgtcacaaatttaaaaatagattttgttttaatttttcagataatGCAAGTTCATCACCAACGACAACCCTCATCATTATCTACTACTAACTTATCTGTGAAGCTAGCAACATCTATTCCAAGTGCACGAAATCAGCATACTTGTCAACCAGTGAATCTTCTATCAACATCTATAACGACAATGTCAGGAAGGATAGTCAATTTTTCTTCACCACTATACATCAATAGAAACTTCGTCTCTTCATCAGTGCTTTTATCTATTATTGCTTGGTCTGTCACAATACTATTGATATCGTCTTGCCTTGATGTTGCTGACGCTGGTTTAGTCATGGGTCATTCACTTGGCAAACGGTCCTATTTCGATTTAGGCTGCAAGGGTGTATATGACAAAAGTATCTTCGCACGACTTGATCGTGTTTGTGAAGATTGCTTTAATCTGTTCCGAGAACCTCAACTTCACACTCTATGCaggtgataattttttttttattcatataaatttaatttctatgaTCACAAATGGGTCACATGATCGGATTTAATTGTCCACTAAAAATGAGATAAACCAGGCTCCTGTAAATATCGATGGctactgattaaaaatatatacatacaacTTTCAGTACGTAACAGATGGAGTAGTAGTTATGCATAtctgaatatatttttatacatatatgtatccGCAAATCCCATCATAGACTTTGGTTTCAATGCCTCCAATCGAACAGCTGCTGCGCTTTAGCACACGTATAGAAACGGAATAAGATTTCTTTTCTATTTATAGCTAATACCTTACACCACGTCAACTTGCACTGATATATTGGTTTTTATCTACGTACagagaaaaagttttttcaaaaacttcttataaacaataaatgttattgcacaatatctcttttttttttttttgtttttaatagttatataGATCACACTGTCTTCTGAAGATTCGCtattttcaaatataatatttcaattgaaTAAGTTATAGACTAATTAAAGCTTACCCCAATATTCTAAATGAAAACAATAAGTAGACTATGATAAACTTTTATTGGAGAGTTGCGTTATAAATAAACCTTTGCAGAAAGGACTGCTTCACGACATACTACTTCAAAGGATGTGTGGAAACATTATTGATGCAAGATGAgattgaacaatttaaaaatgcaatcAAACAACTCCATGGAGCTGATCCTGGGGTTTaggtagtttttttatttatctcaatttcatttttatttataaatttggatattaatttttttattatttttattttaataacataatatttacgccaattataaaataaactaataaatattatttttatctcatgcttgaagcgatgaattgaattataaaagctTACTAAAGATTTAAAGCTATGATTGAATGTTGGGCAATTTTTCACTACTTGAggaaaatgaataaatgaaaatttaattttcaactaaCACATTCCGACATCTACGCTGTATATCTTTCTTTggtatattaattaatcaaataactAATCAATTAAGATTTACTAATACTACTACCATCGAATGTGATATAGCATAATTAACGATTCTGCATGACAGTAATTTTACATCCAATAAATCTAGATcttaaatacatatattttccATACTCTTTTCgcatgttaataataatatactataaaatattaatttaactaaaacaatatttagtttctattaaattgaatgaatataatttgattaatacattatttttttttttttttctaaacagGCAAGATTGCTTCAGGACTAATTACTTTAAGAGTTGTACTCAAGTTCTAACTCTTGAGGATGAAGAGGAAAAATTCCAGGAAATGATAGAATACCTCGGTCGCAAAAAGTAAAAGAAAGATACTTACAGTGCATATACGCCGGTACCAGAGAACAGAAATAAGTCACGGATACACAAAAGTTACAAGATAACTATTATCAATTACCAAACATTCATTAAACCTTACTACAATACAGCAGttcgttgaaaatttttatcaacactACAATTCTTGACAGAATTCCAAGTTTCGTCGTGCCTGGCGACTTAAGCGGAACGATACCGAAGATCATACATCCTTGTTACAAATTCTAGTCGACAAATATATTTACGATGTGTTAATATGCCgcatattattgaaaaaaacaatgttaaacgctattataattatattaactttattattaaaaaatatatatatatatatatatatatatatatatatatatatatatatatatatatatatatatatatatatatatatatatatatatatatatatatatatatatatatgtatgtatagaGTGGtcgttaaaaatttgatttttttaagtccATAATTGTTAACTTTTAGCTTCtttttaacaacaaaaaactttttgttctaaaaaaaaacattcgtaAATCTGTGTAACCAAATTTGACTTGATTTACTattcaaaaacataaaatattaataagtttataAGCGCCTTTTCGACTAAACCCAGGGAGAAAAGTTGATTTCGTAGTCAGTGtaccaataattttaatcatcgAGTATCTGTAATTATTCAGTTGTTTGAAGCCGTTgacttatgaattttttaacgtttctaatttaaaaacaatctATTAGATAAAAtctacgaaattttttttttttatatttttatgaatatggAATTATTGATCAAGAATTCA
The sequence above is drawn from the Cotesia glomerata isolate CgM1 linkage group LG4, MPM_Cglom_v2.3, whole genome shotgun sequence genome and encodes:
- the LOC123263409 gene encoding crustacean hyperglycemic hormones 1-like isoform X2; the protein is MTLSLCTALISGHRSTGNGSSKIMQVHHQRQPSSLSTTNLSVKLATSIPSARNQHTCQPVNLLSTSITTMSGRIVNFSSPLYINRNFVSSSVLLSIIAWSVTILLISSCLDVADAGLVMGHSLGKRSYFDLGCKGVYDKSIFARLDRVCEDCFNLFREPQLHTLCRQDCFRTNYFKSCTQVLTLEDEEEKFQEMIEYLGRKK
- the LOC123263409 gene encoding ion transport peptide-like isoform X1; the protein is MTLSLCTALISGHRSTGNGSSKIMQVHHQRQPSSLSTTNLSVKLATSIPSARNQHTCQPVNLLSTSITTMSGRIVNFSSPLYINRNFVSSSVLLSIIAWSVTILLISSCLDVADAGLVMGHSLGKRSYFDLGCKGVYDKSIFARLDRVCEDCFNLFREPQLHTLCRKDCFTTYYFKGCVETLLMQDEIEQFKNAIKQLHGADPGV
- the LOC123263409 gene encoding ion transport peptide-like isoform X3 produces the protein MQVHHQRQPSSLSTTNLSVKLATSIPSARNQHTCQPVNLLSTSITTMSGRIVNFSSPLYINRNFVSSSVLLSIIAWSVTILLISSCLDVADAGLVMGHSLGKRSYFDLGCKGVYDKSIFARLDRVCEDCFNLFREPQLHTLCRKDCFTTYYFKGCVETLLMQDEIEQFKNAIKQLHGADPGV